One segment of Bradyrhizobium sp. WD16 DNA contains the following:
- a CDS encoding cupin domain-containing protein, giving the protein MHLTRFAEAPAYFPPEHFDMRCLRLQGREAGPSDTLWLGMSQILPGGHTALDASPIEKIYFVLEGELTIETPEGEVVLSPYDSCRIAPKEARALKNKGNRPVLVLLAMPLAPVKTG; this is encoded by the coding sequence ATGCACCTCACACGCTTTGCCGAGGCGCCGGCCTATTTTCCGCCCGAGCATTTCGACATGCGCTGCCTGCGGCTGCAAGGGCGCGAGGCCGGGCCCTCCGACACGCTGTGGCTCGGCATGTCGCAGATCCTGCCCGGCGGACATACCGCGCTCGATGCCTCACCGATCGAGAAGATCTATTTCGTCCTCGAAGGTGAGCTCACGATTGAAACGCCCGAGGGTGAGGTGGTGCTGTCGCCTTACGATTCCTGCCGCATCGCGCCAAAAGAAGCGCGGGCGCTGAAGAACAAGGGCAACCGCCCGGTGCTGGTGCTGTTGGCGATGCCGCTGGCGCCGGTGAAAACGGGTTGA